One Megalops cyprinoides isolate fMegCyp1 chromosome 4, fMegCyp1.pri, whole genome shotgun sequence genomic window carries:
- the LOC118776930 gene encoding cytochrome b ascorbate-dependent protein 3 — MRSMLLFYICYLLSLFLGILCVVFVSYWNSHWRGGFAWDGSALQFNWHPVLMVTGLVVLYGNAAVLYRIPLTWSQNKLPWKLLHAGLLFLALLLSILGLCAVFDFHNAKNIPNLYSLHSWLGICTTALFAAQWTLGLAAFLLPCSPLELRKLLKPIHVWMGSIIFTLSIAACISGINEKLFFALKGSTNETKPYSMLPPEAVFANSLGVLIIAFGLVILKILSNQSWQRPEPGQEEESSEPLLGGDR; from the exons ATGAGATCTATGTTGCTCTTCTATATCTGCTATCTCTTGAGCCTTTTTCTGGGGATCCTGTGTGTGGTGTTCGTGTCCTACTGGAATTCCCACTGGCGTGGGGGCTTTGCATGGGATGGCTCGGCCCTACAGTTCAACTGGCACCCTGTACTGATGGTAACTGGGCTGGTCGTCCTGTATGGTAACG CGGCTGTACTGTACCGTATCCCACTAACTTGGAGTCAGAATAAGCTACCCTGGAAGCTGCTACATGCTGGCCTGCTGTTCCTGGCTCTTCTCCTGTCCATCTTGGGTTTATGTGCCGTCTTTGATTTCCACAATGCCAAAAACATCCCCAACCTGTACTCACTGCACAGCTGGCTGGGAATCTGCACAACAGCCCTCTTCGCTGCACAG TGGACGCTTGGCCTGGctgccttcctcctcccctgctctccactTGAACTCCGCAAGCTGCTCAAGCCTATCCATGTGTGGATGGGCAGCATCATCTTTACCCTGAGCATCGCAGCCTGCATCTCCGGAATCAACGAGAAGCTCTTCTTTGCACT TAAAGGAAGCACCAATGAGACGAAGCCATACTCCATGCTTCCACCAGAGGCTGTATTTGCCAACTCATTAGGAGTCCTGATTATAGCCTTTGGATTGGTCATACTGAAAATCCTGTCCAATCAGAGCTGGCAACGTCCAGAGCCAGGCCAAGAGGAGGAGAGTTCTGAA CCATTGCTTGGAGGGGACAGATGA
- the LOC118777208 gene encoding histone H2B-like, protein MPEPAKAAPKKGSKKAVTKTAGKGGKKRRKSRKESYAIYVYKVLKQVHPDTGISSKAMGIMNSFVNDIFERIAGESSRLAHYNKRSTITSREIQTAVRLLLPGELAKHAVSEGTKAVTKYTSSK, encoded by the coding sequence ATGCCTGAACCAGCGAAAGCGGCGCCGAAGAAAGGCTCCAAGAAAGCTGTCACAAAGACCGCCggaaagggagggaagaagCGTAGAAAGTCTAGGAAGGAGAGTTACGCTATATACGTATACAAAGTACTGAAACAAGTGCATCCTGATACCGGCATATCTTCCAAAGCCATGGGTATCATGAACTCTTTCGTCAACGATATATTTGAACGCATCGCAGGCGAGTCGTCCCGCTTGGCTCACTATAACAAACGCTCAACTATAACTTCACGGGAGATTCAGACGGCTGTGCGGTTGCTGTTGCCCGGAGAACTTGCGAAACATGCCGTTTCGGAAGGCACAAAGGCTGTCACCAAGTATACAAGCTCAAAGTGA
- the LOC118776904 gene encoding histone H4, translating into MSGRGKGGKGLGKGGAKRHRKVLRDNIQGITKPAIRRLARRGGVKRISGLIYEETRGVLKVFLENVIRDAVTYTEHAKRKTVTAMDVVYALKRQGRTLYGFGG; encoded by the coding sequence ATGTCAGGAAGGGGTAAAGGCGGAAAAGGATTAGGAAAGGGTGGCGCAAAGCGCCATCGGAAGGTTCTTCGTGATAACATTCAGGGTATCACCAAGCCGGCCATCCGCCGTCTGGCTCGTCGTGGTGGTGTGAAGCGTATATCAGGCCTGATCTATGAAGAAACGAGAGGAGTGCTGAAGGTGTTTTTGGAGAATGTTATCCGCGATGCCGTCACCTACACTGAGCACGCCAAGCGCAAAACCGTCACTGCCATGGATGTTGTGTATGCCCTAAAACGCCAGGGACGCACACTGTACGGCTTCGGAGGCTGA